From Salvelinus namaycush isolate Seneca chromosome 2, SaNama_1.0, whole genome shotgun sequence, one genomic window encodes:
- the fezf2 gene encoding fez family zinc finger protein 2 gives MSSSLPLGTAMSCPRNGVSAAPKALAFSIERIMSKTSEPKGRLDERRVVESSEGMKMLGLCSPIPCMIPLQPFSYDLQAKALMNYSEFWKANFRGTLCTSAAMCKANCGMCGKIDSELKHSLLPGRVIKPQVIHQAVAMPTNGSLYYFNYLDSAYHQSELLSGHLFSSAMANSQAQASLSAHQKLLLLENAKLASASTEKFPTPQYPHKEHLPGQLDQIVKENHSLSSEKNGVKAHSKHNSSTDGKPKNFTCEVCGKVFNAHYNLTRHMPVHTGARPFVCKVCGKGFRQASTLCRHKIIHTQEKPHKCNQCGKAFNRSSTLNTHIRIHAGYKPFVCEFCGKGFHQKGNYKNHKLTHSGEKQYKCSICNKAFHQVYNLTFHMHTHNDKKPFTCGTCGKGFCRNFDLKKHIRKLHDNNSCRPISVATDSSRGPES, from the exons ATGTCAAGTTCTCTCCCTTTGGGAACGGCGATGTCTTGCCCACGGAATGGAGTGTCCGCCGCACCAAAGGCGCTGGCCTTCTCCATTGAACGGATCATGTCCAAGACCTCTGAACCAAAAGGCCGTTTGGATGAGCGGCGAGTAGTGGAGTCTTCAGAGGGAATGAAGATGCTGGGTCTCTGCTCACCTATACCGTGCATGATCCCCCTACAACCTTTTAGCTACGACTTACAAGCCAAGGCGCTGATGAACTACTCCGAATTTTGGAAAGCTAATTTCAGAGGAACACTATGCACTTCTGCGGCGATGTGCAAAGCCAACTGCGGGATGTGTGGCAAAATTGACTCGGAGTTGAAGCACTCTTTATTACCGGGGAGGGTGATAAAACCCCAAGTCATCCACCAGGCAGTGGCGATGCCCACCAACGGCTCTCTTTATTATTTCAACTACCTGGACTCTGCTTATCACCAGTCTGAGCTGCTAAGCGGACACTTGTTTTCCTCGGCCATGGCCAACTCACAAGCCCAAGCTTCTCTCAGTGCGCACCAGAAACTGCTACTGCTGGAGAACGCCAAACTCGCAAGCGCTTCCACCGAAAAGTTTCCGACACCTCAGTACCCACACAAGGAGCATCTCCCTGGCCAGCTCGACCAGATAGTGAAGGAGAACCATAGCCTGAGCTCGGAGAAAAATGGAGTGAAAGCGCACAGCAAGCACAACAGCTCCACGGACGGGAAACCCAAAAACTTCACATGCGAAGTGTGTGGAAAG GTGTTCAATGCCCATTATAATTTGACACGACACATGCCAGTGCACACAGGCGCAAGGCCGTTCGTGTGTAAAGTGTGCGGGAAAGGATTCCGTCAGGCCAGCACGTTGTGCAGACACAAAATCATCCACACACAG GAAAAGCCTCATAAATGCAACCAGTGTGGCAAGGCGTTCAACAGAAGTTCGACGCTGAACACTCACATACGGATCCATGCCGGGTACAAACCTTTCGTTTGCGAATTCTGTGGGAAAGGATTTCATCAGAAAG GAAATTACAAGAACCACAAATTGACGCACAGCGGAGAGAAACAGTACAAGTGTTCCATCTGTAACAAGGCCTTCCATCAGGTCTACAACCTAACCTttcacatgcacacgcacaacGACAAAAAGCCCTTCACGTGCGGAACCTGCGGGAAAGGCTTCTGCAGAAACTTTGACCTGAAAAAACACATAAGGAAATTGCACGACAATAACTCATGTAGGCCTATATCTGTGGCGACCGATTCTTCCAGGGGACCCGAAAGCTGA